From the Lolium rigidum isolate FL_2022 chromosome 2, APGP_CSIRO_Lrig_0.1, whole genome shotgun sequence genome, one window contains:
- the LOC124689730 gene encoding isoaspartyl peptidase/L-asparaginase 1-like — protein MGWAIALHGGAGDIPRSLPPERREPRMATLRRSLDLAVAALQAGRTALDVVELVVRELENCPHFNAGKGSVLTSDGTVEMEASIMDGNTMSCGAVSGLSTVVNAISLSRLVMEKTPHIYLGFHGAEAFARDQGVETRDPSHFITDENIERLRQAKQANRVQIDYTQPMKAQPPTDDNSRIGTVGCVAIDSSGNLATATSTGGLVNKMAGRIGDTPIIGAGTYANPLCAVSATGKGESIIRHTVARDVAVLMEHRGLPLKEAAARVVADVPRGDVGLVAVSAAGEVSMVYNTAGMFRACATEDGYSEVGIWPEADSDANANGGN, from the exons ATGGGTTGGGCGATCGCGCTGCACGGCGGCGCCGGGGACATCCCGCGCTCGCTGCCGCCCGAGCGCAGAGAGCCCCGCATGGCGACGCTCCGCCGCTCTCTTGACCTCGCCGTCGCAGCGCTCCAGGCCGGCCGGACCGCCCTCGATGTCGTCGAGCTCGTA GTGAGGGAGCTGGAGAACTGCCCACACTTCAACGCCGGAAAGGGATCCGTGCTGACGAGCGACGGCACTGTCGAGATGGAGGCCTCCATAATGGACGGCAACACCATGAGCTGTGGCGCCGTCTCGGGCCTCTCCACCGTCGTCAACGCCATCTCCCTCTCCAGGCTCGTCATGGAGAAGACGCCCCACATCTACCTCGGATTCCATGGCGCCGAGGCATTTGCAAGGGACCAG GGTGTGGAGACCAGAGATCCAAGCCACTTCATTACAGACGAAAACATTGAGAGGCTCAGGCAAGCAAAACAGGCCAACAGGGTGCAG ATCGACTACACTCAGCCGATGAAAGCCCAACCTCCCACAGACGACAACAGCCGGATCGGCACGGTGggctgcgtggccatcgactcctccGGCAACCTGGCGACGGCGACGTCCACTGGCGGTCTGGTGAACAAGATGGCTGGCAGGATCGGCGACACCCCGATCATCGGCGCGGGCACCTACGCCAACCCTCTCTGCGCGGTGTCCGCCACGGGCAAGGGCGAGTCCATCATCCGGCACACGGTGGCGCGCGATGTGGCGGTCCTGATGGAGCACCGGGGCCTGCCGCTGAAGGAGGCTGCCGCGCGCGTCGTGGCAGACGTGCCCAGAGGCGACGTCGGCCTGGTGGCCGTGTCGGCTGCCGGGGAGGTTAGCATGGTGTACAACACGGCAGGAATGTTCAGGGCGTGCGCCACCGAGGATGGCTACTCCGAGGTTGGCATATGGCCCGAGGCTGATTCTGATGCTAATGCTAATGGTGGGAATTAG